The following are encoded together in the Lactuca sativa cultivar Salinas chromosome 1, Lsat_Salinas_v11, whole genome shotgun sequence genome:
- the LOC111909793 gene encoding formamidopyrimidine-DNA glycosylase isoform X4: MPELPEVEAARRAIEENCLGKKIKRSVVADDAKVIDGISPSDFEASLTGKTIVAAHRKGKNMWIQLDSPPFPSFQFGMAGAIYIKGVAVTKYKRSAVNEDDEWPSKYSKLFIELDDGLELSFTDKRRFAKVRLLQNPASAPPISELGPDALLEPMTEEELFKSLSKKKIGIKALILDQSFISGVGNWIADEVLYQARIHPLQSAATISKEQCGALHKFLKEVIRHSVKVNADSSRFPVDWLFHSRWGKKPGNLNGD; this comes from the exons ATGCCGGAGCTTCCAGAGGTGGAAGCTGCTCGAAGAGCCATTGAAGAAAACTGTCTCGGAAAGAAGATTAAACGGTCGGTTGTTGCCGATGATGCCAAAGTCATCGACGGCATTTCACCTTCTGACTTTGAAGCCTCTCTCACCGGAAAGACAATCGTCGCCGCACACCGTAAAGGGAAGAATATGTGGATCCAGCTCGATTCTCCTCCTTTTCCGTCCTTCCAATTTG GAATGGCTGGTGCCATATATATCAAAGGTGTTGCTGTTACAAAGTATAAAAG GTCTGCAGTCAATGAAGATGATGAATGGCCTTCAAAATATTCCAAGTTATTTATAGAA CTAGATGATGGTTTGGAGCTATCTTTCACTGACAAGAGGAGATTTGCAAAAGTCCGCTTACTTCAAAAT CCTGCTTCTGCACCCCCAATATCTGAACTTGGTCCCGATGCACTATTGGAGCCAATGACAGAAGAGGAGCTCTTTAAATCACTAAGCAAGAAGAAGATTGGCATCAAGGCTCTCATACTTGATCAG AGCTTTATCTCGGGTGTTGGTAATTGGATTGCAGATGAAGTGCTATACCAG GCGAGAATCCATCCACTACAGAGTGCTGCCACCATTTCAAAAGAACAGTGTGGAGCATTGCACAAATTCCTCAAAGAG GTTATTCGGCATTCGGTCAAAGTCAATGCCGATAGCAGTCGTTTTCCTGTTGATTGGTTGTTTCATTCTAGATGGGGCAAAAAACCTGGGAATCTAAATG GTGATTGA
- the LOC111909793 gene encoding formamidopyrimidine-DNA glycosylase isoform X3, translating to MPELPEVEAARRAIEENCLGKKIKRSVVADDAKVIDGISPSDFEASLTGKTIVAAHRKGKNMWIQLDSPPFPSFQFGMAGAIYIKGVAVTKYKRSAVNEDDEWPSKYSKLFIELDDGLELSFTDKRRFAKVRLLQNPASAPPISELGPDALLEPMTEEELFKSLSKKKIGIKALILDQSFISGVGNWIADEVLYQARIHPLQSAATISKEQCGALHKFLKEVIRHSVKVNADSSRFPVDWLFHSRWGKKPGNLNGMMVFSLM from the exons ATGCCGGAGCTTCCAGAGGTGGAAGCTGCTCGAAGAGCCATTGAAGAAAACTGTCTCGGAAAGAAGATTAAACGGTCGGTTGTTGCCGATGATGCCAAAGTCATCGACGGCATTTCACCTTCTGACTTTGAAGCCTCTCTCACCGGAAAGACAATCGTCGCCGCACACCGTAAAGGGAAGAATATGTGGATCCAGCTCGATTCTCCTCCTTTTCCGTCCTTCCAATTTG GAATGGCTGGTGCCATATATATCAAAGGTGTTGCTGTTACAAAGTATAAAAG GTCTGCAGTCAATGAAGATGATGAATGGCCTTCAAAATATTCCAAGTTATTTATAGAA CTAGATGATGGTTTGGAGCTATCTTTCACTGACAAGAGGAGATTTGCAAAAGTCCGCTTACTTCAAAAT CCTGCTTCTGCACCCCCAATATCTGAACTTGGTCCCGATGCACTATTGGAGCCAATGACAGAAGAGGAGCTCTTTAAATCACTAAGCAAGAAGAAGATTGGCATCAAGGCTCTCATACTTGATCAG AGCTTTATCTCGGGTGTTGGTAATTGGATTGCAGATGAAGTGCTATACCAG GCGAGAATCCATCCACTACAGAGTGCTGCCACCATTTCAAAAGAACAGTGTGGAGCATTGCACAAATTCCTCAAAGAG GTTATTCGGCATTCGGTCAAAGTCAATGCCGATAGCAGTCGTTTTCCTGTTGATTGGTTGTTTCATTCTAGATGGGGCAAAAAACCTGGGAATCTAAATGGTATGATGGTTTTTTCATTAATGTAA
- the LOC111909816 gene encoding uncharacterized protein LOC111909816 has protein sequence MAFSLPSPPLKLPTSYASSTVNNHTLSASATSIRNTRKGLSLRRTFVVKASEKDDENPSFNPFGFVTDNPSSRSAIQLPENPAEDGNVGQMLYRIEDKGREYGSYIKSGGFRWFVRETGSSDARLGPRGTVVFLHGAPTQSYSYRVVMSQLAEAGFHCFAPDWIGFGFSDKPQPGYGFDYTEKEYHEQLDKLLDVLEVKSPFSLVVQGFLVGSYGLTWALKNPSRISKLVIMNTPLTASSPVPGLFQQLRIPLLGEFTCQNAIMAERFIEAGSAYVLKVEKADVYRLPYLKSSGPGFALLEATKRANFKGTSGQIADGFASGRWDTPILVAWGISDKYLPQSIAEEFQKGNPSAVTVKLIEGAGHMPQEDWPEKVIDALRYFL, from the exons ATGGCTTTCTCTCTCCCCTCTCCTCCGCTCAAACTTCCGACCTCATACGCTTCATCCACGGTCAACAATCACACCCTCTCCGCCTCCGCAACAAGCATAAGAAACACTAGGAAAGGACTATCACTCAGACGAACATTTGTCGTAAAAGCTTCAGAAAAGGACGATGAAAATCCGTCGTTTAATCCTTTTGGTTTCGTCACTGATAATCCGTCAAGCCGAAGCGCAATTCAACTTCCTGAGAATCCGGCCGAGGACGGCAACGTCGGTCAGATGCTCTAC AGAATAGAAGATAAGGGAAGGGAATATGGTTCTTACATCAAATCTGGAGGCTTTAGATGGTTTGTCAGAGAAACAG GATCATCTGATGCCAGGCTTGGTCCACGTGGAACTGTTGTTTTCCTCCATGGTGCTCCAACACAGTCTTACAGCTATCGAGTTGTGATGTCTCAG TTGGCAGAGGCTGGGTTCCACTGTTTCGCGCCTGATTGGATAGGATTTGGTTTCAGTGACAAGCCACAACCAGGATATGGCTTTGACTACACTG AAAAAGAGTACCATGAACAACTGGATAAATTGCTTGATGTCTTGGAGGTCAAATCTCCTTTCTCGCTAGTGGTTCAG GGATTTCTTGTAGGTTCTTATGGATTAACTTGGGCTTTAAAAAATCCAAGCAGAATATCCAAACTTGTAATAATGAACACTCCTTTGACAGCTTCATCTCCTGTCCCAGGGCTATTTCAACAGCTCAG AATTCCACTGCTTGGTGAATTCACTTGCCAAAATGCTATAATGGCTGAGCGCTTTATTGAAGCAGGTAGCGC CTATGTCCTGAAGGTGGAAAAGGCTGATGTTTATCGACTGCCATATCTGAAAAGCAGTGGACCTGGATTTG CTTTGCTTGAAGCTACTAAAAGAGCAAACTTTAAAGGGACTTCAGGCCAAATAGCTGATGGGTTTGCATCCGGGAG GTGGGATACACCAATATTAGTTGCATGGGGGATATCGGACAAGTATCTTCCTCAGTCAATTGCAGAGGAGTTTCAAAAAGGAAACCCATCTGCAGTGACTGTGAAGTTAATAGAAGGGGCTGGTCATATGCCTCAAGAAGACTG GCCTGAGAAAGTGATTGATGCTCTGAGAtacttcctttga
- the LOC111909793 gene encoding formamidopyrimidine-DNA glycosylase isoform X1, with protein sequence MPELPEVEAARRAIEENCLGKKIKRSVVADDAKVIDGISPSDFEASLTGKTIVAAHRKGKNMWIQLDSPPFPSFQFGMAGAIYIKGVAVTKYKRSAVNEDDEWPSKYSKLFIELDDGLELSFTDKRRFAKVRLLQNPASAPPISELGPDALLEPMTEEELFKSLSKKKIGIKALILDQSFISGVGNWIADEVLYQARIHPLQSAATISKEQCGALHKFLKEVIEVAVEVGADSSQFPSNWIFHNREKKPEKAFVDGKKIEFINAGGRTSAYVPELQKLSGEQAGKEVVQGKKKSSKKSRDESEDEENVKNVKGKGGKKRSESGGKKKTPVKRKSNSSDNDDDDDGEEEKEKDEVEETNDDKRAKEKKQKGRKAGNKKPPAKKKSPESGDDSGDEFEEEEEEKKVQVKGKKGVAKKVPTGRQAKKRVK encoded by the exons ATGCCGGAGCTTCCAGAGGTGGAAGCTGCTCGAAGAGCCATTGAAGAAAACTGTCTCGGAAAGAAGATTAAACGGTCGGTTGTTGCCGATGATGCCAAAGTCATCGACGGCATTTCACCTTCTGACTTTGAAGCCTCTCTCACCGGAAAGACAATCGTCGCCGCACACCGTAAAGGGAAGAATATGTGGATCCAGCTCGATTCTCCTCCTTTTCCGTCCTTCCAATTTG GAATGGCTGGTGCCATATATATCAAAGGTGTTGCTGTTACAAAGTATAAAAG GTCTGCAGTCAATGAAGATGATGAATGGCCTTCAAAATATTCCAAGTTATTTATAGAA CTAGATGATGGTTTGGAGCTATCTTTCACTGACAAGAGGAGATTTGCAAAAGTCCGCTTACTTCAAAAT CCTGCTTCTGCACCCCCAATATCTGAACTTGGTCCCGATGCACTATTGGAGCCAATGACAGAAGAGGAGCTCTTTAAATCACTAAGCAAGAAGAAGATTGGCATCAAGGCTCTCATACTTGATCAG AGCTTTATCTCGGGTGTTGGTAATTGGATTGCAGATGAAGTGCTATACCAG GCGAGAATCCATCCACTACAGAGTGCTGCCACCATTTCAAAAGAACAGTGTGGAGCATTGCACAAATTCCTCAAAGAG GTGATTGAAGTAGCTGTTGAAGTTGGGGCTGATAGTAGTCAGTTTCCTAGTAACTGGATTTTCCATAACCGAGAAAAGAAGCCTGAGAAGGCTTTTGTTGATG GAAAGAAGATTGAGTTTATTAATGCTGGAGGCAGG aCTAGTGCATATGTACCTGAGTTGCAAAAGCTAAGTGGAGAGCAAGCAGGTAAAGAAGTGGTTCAAGGAAAGAAGAAGTCTAGTAAAAAGAGCAGAGATGAAAGTGAGGATGAAGAAAATGTGAAGAATGTGAAAGGGAAAGGTGGGAAGAAAAGAAGTGAAAGTGGAGGTAAGAAGAAGACTCCTGTGAAACGCAAGTCCAACAGtagtgataatgatgatgatgatgatggggaGGAGGAGAAGGAGAAAGATGAAGTGGAGGAAACAAATGATGATAAACGTGCTAAGGAAAAGAAGCAAAAGGGGAGAAAGGCTGGAAATAAGAAACCTCCTGCAAAGAAAAAGTCACCAGAGAGTGGAGATGATAGTGGTGATGAGtttgaggaggaagaagaagagaaaaaGGTTCAAGTGAAGGGAAAAAAGGGGGTAGCTAAGAAAGTGCCGACAGGTAGGCAGGCCAAGaagagggtaaaatag
- the LOC111909793 gene encoding formamidopyrimidine-DNA glycosylase isoform X5, producing the protein MPELPEVEAARRAIEENCLGKKIKRSVVADDAKVIDGISPSDFEASLTGKTIVAAHRKGKNMWIQLDSPPFPSFQFGMAGAIYIKGVAVTKYKRSAVNEDDEWPSKYSKLFIELDDGLELSFTDKRRFAKVRLLQNPASAPPISELGPDALLEPMTEEELFKSLSKKKIGIKALILDQSFISGVGNWIADEVLYQARIHPLQSAATISKEQCGALHKFLKEVIRHSVKVNADSSRFPVDWLFHSRWGKKPGNLNVAVEVGADSSQFPSNWIFHNREKKPEKAFVDGKKIEFINAGGRTSAYVPELQKLSGEQAGKEVVQGKKKSSKKSRDESEDEENVKNVKGKGGKKRSESGGKKKTPVKRKSNSSDNDDDDDGEEEKEKDEVEETNDDKRAKEKKQKGRKAGNKKPPAKKKSPESGDDSGDEFEEEEEEKKVQVKGKKGVAKKVPTGRQAKKRVK; encoded by the exons ATGCCGGAGCTTCCAGAGGTGGAAGCTGCTCGAAGAGCCATTGAAGAAAACTGTCTCGGAAAGAAGATTAAACGGTCGGTTGTTGCCGATGATGCCAAAGTCATCGACGGCATTTCACCTTCTGACTTTGAAGCCTCTCTCACCGGAAAGACAATCGTCGCCGCACACCGTAAAGGGAAGAATATGTGGATCCAGCTCGATTCTCCTCCTTTTCCGTCCTTCCAATTTG GAATGGCTGGTGCCATATATATCAAAGGTGTTGCTGTTACAAAGTATAAAAG GTCTGCAGTCAATGAAGATGATGAATGGCCTTCAAAATATTCCAAGTTATTTATAGAA CTAGATGATGGTTTGGAGCTATCTTTCACTGACAAGAGGAGATTTGCAAAAGTCCGCTTACTTCAAAAT CCTGCTTCTGCACCCCCAATATCTGAACTTGGTCCCGATGCACTATTGGAGCCAATGACAGAAGAGGAGCTCTTTAAATCACTAAGCAAGAAGAAGATTGGCATCAAGGCTCTCATACTTGATCAG AGCTTTATCTCGGGTGTTGGTAATTGGATTGCAGATGAAGTGCTATACCAG GCGAGAATCCATCCACTACAGAGTGCTGCCACCATTTCAAAAGAACAGTGTGGAGCATTGCACAAATTCCTCAAAGAG GTTATTCGGCATTCGGTCAAAGTCAATGCCGATAGCAGTCGTTTTCCTGTTGATTGGTTGTTTCATTCTAGATGGGGCAAAAAACCTGGGAATCTAAATG TAGCTGTTGAAGTTGGGGCTGATAGTAGTCAGTTTCCTAGTAACTGGATTTTCCATAACCGAGAAAAGAAGCCTGAGAAGGCTTTTGTTGATG GAAAGAAGATTGAGTTTATTAATGCTGGAGGCAGG aCTAGTGCATATGTACCTGAGTTGCAAAAGCTAAGTGGAGAGCAAGCAGGTAAAGAAGTGGTTCAAGGAAAGAAGAAGTCTAGTAAAAAGAGCAGAGATGAAAGTGAGGATGAAGAAAATGTGAAGAATGTGAAAGGGAAAGGTGGGAAGAAAAGAAGTGAAAGTGGAGGTAAGAAGAAGACTCCTGTGAAACGCAAGTCCAACAGtagtgataatgatgatgatgatgatggggaGGAGGAGAAGGAGAAAGATGAAGTGGAGGAAACAAATGATGATAAACGTGCTAAGGAAAAGAAGCAAAAGGGGAGAAAGGCTGGAAATAAGAAACCTCCTGCAAAGAAAAAGTCACCAGAGAGTGGAGATGATAGTGGTGATGAGtttgaggaggaagaagaagagaaaaaGGTTCAAGTGAAGGGAAAAAAGGGGGTAGCTAAGAAAGTGCCGACAGGTAGGCAGGCCAAGaagagggtaaaatag
- the LOC111909780 gene encoding protein FAR1-RELATED SEQUENCE 8, which translates to MENNSDKSEELIEDDGGDLDIDSNQVFGIGNNDVETESLFGIEGDDMENDNELVLDIETNEHENGNEQILEFERNDLENGNHDQENVPEHNSIPPIVGMEFESYEDAYKYYNCYAKELGFGIRVKSSWTKRNSKEKRGAVLCCNCEGFKTLKEASTRRKETRTGCMAMIRLRLIESNRWRVDEVKLEHNHLFDPERAQNSKSHKRAESVKRKSEPIAEVEVRTIKLYRTPTMDTVCYGSSNERDFDNEFGKAKRLNLNKGDTKIIQDYFCRVQLINPNFFYIMDFSDDGFLKNVFWIDSRARASYNYFGDVIALDTTCLKNKYNVPLVVFVGSNHHGQTIPLGFALLADESQQTYTWLLRTWLTCMAGRPPQTIITDQSTTLQTVITEIFPRAHHRLFLPLVIESILENFGNLELFQTVLSNIIYNSIKVDEFELAWEDMIDRFAVRDNDMLRKLFDDRERWVPVYLKDTFLAGMLTFQPVESTESTVPFFHGYVHQETSLKEFFEMHDLVIQNKIQKEAFDDRESTQSTPKLKTICRYESQLAKIYTKELFSRFQFEVEMMSNCFSVAQVNTNGSIVTYMITEQESGAEGNTVRNMEVMYDKIGVEVRCICSCFNFKGYLCRHALLVLNHNGIEEIPGQYVLSRWRKDFKRVYVPDLGSDSVDTGNLVQWFVQLHKRALQVVEEGMTSQEHYMAAWQSFKESLNKVRLVADKNGQSGQS; encoded by the coding sequence ATGGAAAACAATTCTGATAAAAGTGAAGAACTTATCGAGGATGATGGTGGTGATCTTGACATTGACAGTAATCAAGTATTTGGAATCGGAAACAACGATGTGGAAACGGAATCCTTATTTGGAATCGAAGGTGATGACATGGAAAACGACAATGAGTTAGTTCTCGACATCGAAACCAATGAACACGAAAACGGAAATGAACAAATCCTCGAGTTTGAAAGAAATGATCTTGAAAATGGCAACCATGATCAGGAAAACGTACCCGAGCACAATTCCATTCCTCCAATCGTGGGAATGGAAttcgagtcatatgaagatgctTACAAGTACTACAACTGCTACGCTAAGGAACTCGGATTCGGAATAAGGGTAAAATCGTCATGGACAAAACGTAACAGCAAAGAGAAACGAGGCGCTGTTTTATGTTGCAATTGTGAAGGGTTCAAGACTTTGAAAGAAGCAAGTACAAGAAGAAAAGAAACAAGAACAGGTTGTATGGCAATGATAAGATTGAGATTAATCGAATCAAATAGATGGAGGGTAGATGAAGTCAAACTCGAACACAATCACTTATTCGACCCCGAAAGAGCCCAAaactcaaagtcccacaaaagggCAGAATCGGTAAAACGAAAATCAGAGCCAATAGCTGAGGTGGAAGTCCGAACAATCAAGCTCTATCGAACACCAACCATGGATACAGTATGTTACGGGAGCTCAAACGAAAGAGACTTTGATAACGAATTTGGGAAAGCCAAAAGGTTAAATTTAAATAAAGGGGACACGAAAATAATCCAAGATTATTTTTGTAGGGTTCAGttaataaaccctaatttcttttACATTATGGATTTTAGTGATGATGGGTTTTTAAAAAACGTGTTTTGGATTGATTCAAGAGCAAGAGCTTCTTACAACTACTTTGGAGACGTAATTGCCCTTGATACAACATGCTTGAAGAACAAATATAATGTCCCTCTTGTGGTGTTTGTCGGGTCAAACCACCATGGTCAAACAATTCCTCTTGGTTTTGCTTTACTCGCAGACGAAAGTCAACAAACTTACACTTGGTTGTTACGCACCTGGTTGACTTGTATGGCGGGACGCCCTCCACAAACCATAATCACCGACCAAAGTACAACGTTACAAACGGTGATCACCGAAATTTTCCCCAGGGCCCACCATCGcctttttttgccacttgtcatcgAATCCATTCTCGAAAATTTTGGAAACTTAGAGTTGTTTCAAACGGTGTTGAGTAACATAATCTACAATTCAATAAAAGTGGATGAGTTTGAATTAGCATGGGAGGATATGATCGACCGCTTTGCGGTCCGTGACAACGACATGCTACGAAAGTTGTTTGATGATCGAGAACGGTGGGTCCCAGTTTACTTAAAAGACACGTTCCTCGCAGGCATGTTGACTTTTCAACCGGTCGAGTCAACCGAGTCAACCGTCCCATTTTTTCATGGGTACGTCCACCAAGAAACTTCTTTGAAAGAATTTTTCGAGATGCATGATTTAGTCATCCAAAACAAGATCCAAAAGGAAGCGTTTGATGATCGCGAGTCGACTCAGTCCACCCCAAAATTAAAAACAATATGTAGATACGAGTCACAGCTCGCAAAAATATACACGAAGGAACTATTTTCGCGATTTCAATTTGAAGTTGAAATGATGTCGAATTGTTTTAGCGTAGCGCAAGTCAACACGAACGGGTCAATCGTGACGTATATGATCACGGAGCAAGAATCTGGTGCGGAGGGGAACACGGTAAGGAATATGGAGGTGATGTATGATAAGATAGGAGTGGAGGTTCGATGCATATGTAGCTGTTTTAATTTTAAGGGTTATTTATGTCGACACGCGTTATTGGTTTTAAATCATAATGGGATAGAGGAAATACCGGGTCAATATGTTTTGTCAAGATGGAGGAAAGATTTTAAACGGGTTTATGTGCCGGATCTTGGGTCGGATAGTGTGGATACGGGTAACCTGGTTCAGTGGTTTGTGCAGTTGCATAAACGGGCTTTACAAGTGGTTGAGGAAGGGATGACGTCACAAGAACATTATATGGCTGCTTGGCAATCGTTTAAGGAATCATTGAATAAGGTTAGGTTAGTGGCTGATAAGAATGGTCAAAGTGGTCAAAGTTAA
- the LOC111909793 gene encoding formamidopyrimidine-DNA glycosylase isoform X2, protein MPELPEVEAARRAIEENCLGKKIKRSVVADDAKVIDGISPSDFEASLTGKTIVAAHRKGKNMWIQLDSPPFPSFQFGMAGAIYIKGVAVTKYKRSAVNEDDEWPSKYSKLFIELDDGLELSFTDKRRFAKVRLLQNPASAPPISELGPDALLEPMTEEELFKSLSKKKIGIKALILDQSFISGVGNWIADEVLYQARIHPLQSAATISKEQCGALHKFLKEVIRHSVKVNADSSRFPVDWLFHSRWGKKPGNLNGKKIEFINAGGRTSAYVPELQKLSGEQAGKEVVQGKKKSSKKSRDESEDEENVKNVKGKGGKKRSESGGKKKTPVKRKSNSSDNDDDDDGEEEKEKDEVEETNDDKRAKEKKQKGRKAGNKKPPAKKKSPESGDDSGDEFEEEEEEKKVQVKGKKGVAKKVPTGRQAKKRVK, encoded by the exons ATGCCGGAGCTTCCAGAGGTGGAAGCTGCTCGAAGAGCCATTGAAGAAAACTGTCTCGGAAAGAAGATTAAACGGTCGGTTGTTGCCGATGATGCCAAAGTCATCGACGGCATTTCACCTTCTGACTTTGAAGCCTCTCTCACCGGAAAGACAATCGTCGCCGCACACCGTAAAGGGAAGAATATGTGGATCCAGCTCGATTCTCCTCCTTTTCCGTCCTTCCAATTTG GAATGGCTGGTGCCATATATATCAAAGGTGTTGCTGTTACAAAGTATAAAAG GTCTGCAGTCAATGAAGATGATGAATGGCCTTCAAAATATTCCAAGTTATTTATAGAA CTAGATGATGGTTTGGAGCTATCTTTCACTGACAAGAGGAGATTTGCAAAAGTCCGCTTACTTCAAAAT CCTGCTTCTGCACCCCCAATATCTGAACTTGGTCCCGATGCACTATTGGAGCCAATGACAGAAGAGGAGCTCTTTAAATCACTAAGCAAGAAGAAGATTGGCATCAAGGCTCTCATACTTGATCAG AGCTTTATCTCGGGTGTTGGTAATTGGATTGCAGATGAAGTGCTATACCAG GCGAGAATCCATCCACTACAGAGTGCTGCCACCATTTCAAAAGAACAGTGTGGAGCATTGCACAAATTCCTCAAAGAG GTTATTCGGCATTCGGTCAAAGTCAATGCCGATAGCAGTCGTTTTCCTGTTGATTGGTTGTTTCATTCTAGATGGGGCAAAAAACCTGGGAATCTAAATG GAAAGAAGATTGAGTTTATTAATGCTGGAGGCAGG aCTAGTGCATATGTACCTGAGTTGCAAAAGCTAAGTGGAGAGCAAGCAGGTAAAGAAGTGGTTCAAGGAAAGAAGAAGTCTAGTAAAAAGAGCAGAGATGAAAGTGAGGATGAAGAAAATGTGAAGAATGTGAAAGGGAAAGGTGGGAAGAAAAGAAGTGAAAGTGGAGGTAAGAAGAAGACTCCTGTGAAACGCAAGTCCAACAGtagtgataatgatgatgatgatgatggggaGGAGGAGAAGGAGAAAGATGAAGTGGAGGAAACAAATGATGATAAACGTGCTAAGGAAAAGAAGCAAAAGGGGAGAAAGGCTGGAAATAAGAAACCTCCTGCAAAGAAAAAGTCACCAGAGAGTGGAGATGATAGTGGTGATGAGtttgaggaggaagaagaagagaaaaaGGTTCAAGTGAAGGGAAAAAAGGGGGTAGCTAAGAAAGTGCCGACAGGTAGGCAGGCCAAGaagagggtaaaatag